A region from the Anoplolepis gracilipes chromosome 2, ASM4749672v1, whole genome shotgun sequence genome encodes:
- the Gata gene encoding glutamyl-tRNA(Gln) amidotransferase subunit A, mitochondrial yields the protein MNKLLSAPIREVSQRIYDGAVRPSDICETCVKLTTLVKPLNAYITVTSDVANEQASDADARQRRNSLLGQLDGIPIAVKDNYCVKGRPTTCASRMLANFSPGYNATVYEKLRKQGAVLIGKTNLDEFAMGSGTVDSLYGPTKNLWGSEVLSQFYTYESDSSITECKLHKKDAWRIAGGSSGGSAVAVATGTCYAALGSDTGGSTRNPASYCGLVGLKPTYGLVSRYGLIPLLNSMDVPGILTRIVDDTVLILNAIAGSDPADPTTVQKEYVPINLPKTIDVSNLRIGIPKEYRVQGITEEIQACWDEVSRHLEEAGASVVPVSLPHTNYSIVCYSVLNRCDVASNLACYDGIEYGHRADEWSSAHKLYKKTRSEGFNDVVKGRILVGNYFLLAENYKEYYVKAMKMRRLITQDFDALWNGNIDLLLTPTTLTEAPSYDEFTQLDNQTQCLIQDHCTQPANMAGLPAINVPIKLSHRGLPLSLQLIAPLFHEQRLLTVAKWIEQTVRFPRLELKDSCLLK from the exons ATGAACAAGCTGCTATCCGCGCCGATCAGGGAAGTTAGTCAAAGAATTTACGATGGCGCGGTGCGACCGTCTGATATCTGCGAGACTTGCGTCAAGTTGACCACACTTGTCAAGCCTCTGAACGCTTACATCACCGTAACGAGCGATGTCGCGAACGAGCAGGCGAGCGATGCCGATGCTAGGCAACGGCGGAACTCGTTGCTGGGACAGCTCGACGGCATTCCCATCGCTGTCAAAGACAATTACTGCGTCAAGGGCAGACCTACGACCTGTGCGTCAAGGATGTTGGCCAATTTTTCTCCTGGTTACAACGCCACGGTCTACGAGAAGCTCAGGAAGCAGGGAGCTGTCTTGATCGGTAAGACTAATCTCGACGAGTTTGCCATGGGTTCCGGAACTGTGGATTCTTTGTATGGTCCGACCAAGAATTTATGGGGCTCGGAAGTGCTGTCACAATTTTACACATACGAATCGGATTCATCGATTACTGAGTGCAAACTGCACAAGAAAGATGCATGGCGCATTGCAG gtGGTAGCAGTGGAGGTTCTGCAGTTGCGGTAGCTACAGGTACTTGTTACGCAGCCTTGGGCTCTGATACTGGTGGTTCCACTCGTAATCCAGCATCTTATTGCGGTTTAGTCGGCCTGAAACCAACTTATGGTTTGGTGTCACGTTATGGTCTTATCCCACTGTTAAATTCGATGGATGTACCTGGCATTCTCACAAGAATAGTAGATGACACCGTATTAATTTTGAACGCTATAGCTGGATCTGATCCAGCAGATCCCACCACTGTGCAAAAGGAATACGTACCGATTAACTTACCCAAAACGATAGATGTTAGTAATCTTAGGATTGGAATACCAAAAGAGTACAGAGTGCAAGGCATAACCGAGGAGATCCAGGCGTGTTGGGATGAGGTCTCTCGTCATCTAGAAGAAGCGGGAGCTAGTGTCGTCCCAGTATCATTACCCCACACTAACTACTCCATAGTATGTTACTCCGTTTTAAATCGATGCGATGTAGCTAGCAACTTGGCCTGTTACGACGGCATAGAATACGGTCACAGAGCTGACGAATGGAGCTCAGCTCATAAATTGTACAAGAAAACCAGGTCAGAAGGTTTCAACGACGTAGTCAAAGGTCGTATACTGGTtgggaattattttttattagcggAGAATTACAAGGAATATTATGTCAAGGCGATGAAGATGCGTAGATTAATTACGCAAGACTTTGACGCTTTGTGGAATGGTAATATAGATCTTCTGTTAACTCCGACTACGTTAACCGAGGCTCCAAGTTATGACGAATTCACGCAGCTGGACAATCAGACGCAGTGTTTGATCCAGGATCACTGTACGCAACCTGCAAACATGGCCGGTTTGCCCGCCATCAACGTGCCGATCAAACTGTCTCACAGAGGGTTACCTTTGTCGTTGCAATTAATAGCACCGCTCTTTCATGAACAGAGGCTGCTCACCGTGGCGAAGTGGATCGAGCAGACAGTGCGATTTCCAAGACTCGAACTGAAGGATTCATGCTTgcttaaataa